TTGAGTAGTGTCGCCGACGTTTACGCGGAAATCACCGGAAGGTTCTTGCCAGCTTCGGTGAACAACAGTTCGTCGTTGATATCCCCGGCCTCCGGCTTGTTGCCGTAGGGATCGATGGTGTCCACCTGGGTAGTGC
The nucleotide sequence above comes from Alphaproteobacteria bacterium. Encoded proteins:
- a CDS encoding adenylyl-sulfate reductase subunit beta, with the protein product FQDWVPMGGAVIPLRTDNAIMWTIKFRDGEVKRFKFPIRTTQVDTIDPYGNKPEAGDINDELLFTEAGKNLPVISA